A window of Solea senegalensis isolate Sse05_10M linkage group LG20, IFAPA_SoseM_1, whole genome shotgun sequence contains these coding sequences:
- the dmac1 gene encoding distal membrane-arm assembly complex protein 1 translates to MSTAADTPTGGAEAPASQPNKMFKNCWGCRILSGGGLILAGAYVFMAARRVMKRGGPTSMGTVAQVTFAASLTAWGMVVIADPVGKSHPKT, encoded by the exons atgtcaacagcagcagataCGCCAACAGGGGGCGCAGAAGCCCCCGCGTCTCAACCCAACAAGATGTTTAAGAACTGCTGGGGCTGTAGGATCCTCTCGGGCGGTGGTTTGATCCTGGCCGGAGCTTATGTGTTCATGGCGGCGCGGAGAGTGATGAAACGAGGCGGACCGACCTCTATGGGTACAGTGGCCCAGGTCACATTTGCTGCAA GTTTGACTGCCTGGGGTATGGTTGTCATCGCTGACCCAGTGGGAAAATCGCACCCGAAAACATGA
- the snx13 gene encoding sorting nexin-13 isoform X3, which translates to MFAEASLSIWGWGGLGVVLFLVTFGPFAIFYLAFYIFCFVGGGFAVTLLYGKINSEKHLERCDQSYLPPTQIGIVKILDEMKQETKPIRIDRRLTGSSFIDEPLQQVIQFALRDYIQYWYYTLSEDESFLLEIRQTLQNALVQFSTRSKEVDWQPYFTTRLVDDFATHLRVFRKAQDRLVDREDKQRDITEELVDSFFEAEVEMERKICRDVVCTSHKDEEGFLRDLCELLLYLLLPPGDFHNKNMRYFLREVLARGVLLPLINQLSDPDYINQFVIWMIRDASCNYEAFMNILKLTDKPAELESVKDKVVEELQYLRSLDTAGDDINVIKNQINSLLFVKKVCETRIQRLHSGKEVDALKLAVNFGKLCVIPLDHILVHNIALQFFMDFMQAAGAQAELFFWLTVEGYRVTAQQQLEAMHGWQKDGKKQPSATKGLLKAAALGVFEQYLSDKASPRVQVDEASVIKLGEKLQKDDPTPEIFDEIQRKVYDMMLRDEHYYPSFKQSPLYVRMLAELDMLKEPSYRGSDDGDGESFNGSPTGSINLSLDDLSNSCHDETMHLHAFISDTGVCNDHGKTYALYAITVFRRSQDGSEDCWKTYRRYSDFHDFHMRIIEQFENLASILKLPGKKTFNNMDRDFLEKRKKDLNAYLQLLLNPEMVKACPTLIPYVYDFLENKAYSKGKGEFARKIDTFVNPLRSSMRNVSNAVKALPDSLAEGMTKVSDNMGRMSERLGQDIKQSILKVPPLLPKSPSEIDPEHCRVSAQLDDNVDDNIPLRVMLLLMDEVFDLKEKNQWLRRNIKNLLQQLIRATYGDTINRKIVDHVDYLTSPEQVADYVKKFRDSYWPNGILAETPPRRDKSIRMRTRVAAKTSLLGIMPDELKHIIGADTTRKGILRVFDMFQYQPMNRRLVYVFLEGFLETMFPQYKFPELFVKLHSRSPRIHRYSQKLKSSSLKR; encoded by the exons gcCAGTCTGTCCATCTGGGGATGGGGGGGTCTTGGAGTCGTGCTATTTCTCGTCACCTTTGGGCCCTTTGCCATATTCTACCTGGCCTTTTATATCTTCTGCTTCGTTGGAGG GGGCTTTGCGGTCACTCTGCTTTATGGGAAGATCAACTCAGAGAAACACCTGGAAAGATGCGATCAATCTTATCTACCACCTACACAGATTGGTATAGTGAAG ataTTGGATGAGATGAAGCAGGAGACAAAGCCTATCAGGATTGACAGGAGACTGACTGGCTCCAGTTTTATAGATGAACCACTACAACAG gTGATCCAGTTTGCTCTGAGagattatatacagtactgGTACTATACTCTAAGCGAGGATGAGTCTTTCTTATTGGAGATCAGACAGACCCTGCAGAATGCCCTTGTCCAGTTCTCCACACG GTCCAAAGAAGTGGACTGGCAGCCTTACTTCACCACTCGCCTCGTGGACGACTTTGCCACCCATTTACGTGTCTTTAGAAAAGCCCAGGATCGTCTCGTTGACAGAGAGGACAAGCAGA GAGACATCACGGAGGAGCTGGTGGACTCGTTTTTCGAAGCTGAggtggagatggagaggaagaTTTGTCGAGACGTAGTGTGCACTTCACACAAAGACGAGGAAG gtttcCTTCGGGACTTGTGTGAGCTGCTTCTGTATCTTTTACTACCTCCTGGAGATTTCCACAACAAGAACATGAGATACTTCCTAAGG gaGGTGCTGGCTCGTGGTGTGCTGCTACCCCTCATCAACCAGCTGAGCGACCCAGACTACATCAACCAGTTTGTCATCTGGATG ATACGGGACGCAAGCTGTAACTATGAAGCCTTCATGAACATCCTAAAGCTGACGGACAAACCTGCCGAGCTGGAGTCCGTCAAGGACAAGgtggtggaggagctgcagTATCTGCGCTCCCTGGACACCGCTGGAGATG ACATCAATGTGATCAAAAACCAGATCAACAGTCTTCTGTTTGTGAAGAAGGTGTGCGAGACCAGGATCCAGAGGCTGCATTCTGGCAAG gaagTGGATGCCTTGAAATTGGCGGTCAACTTTGGCAAGCTGTGTGTCATCCCACTGGATCACATCCTCGTCCACAACATAGCACTGCAGTTCTTCATGG ACTTCATGCAGGCAGCGGGGGCGCAGGCCGAGCTGTTTTTCTGGCTCACCGTGGAAGGCTACAGGGTGAcggcacagcagcagctggaggccATGCACGGCTGGCAGAAAGACGGCAAGAAGCAGCCCAGCGCCACCAAGGGGCTGCTCAAGGCTGCTGCGCTGGGCGTCTTCGAACAATACCTCTCCGACAAG GCGTCTCCCAGGGTGCAAGTGGACGAGGCCTCGGTGATAAAGCTCGGCgagaaactgcagaaagatgatCCAACGCCAGAGATATTTGATGAGATCCAGAGAAAG GTGTATGACATGATGCTACGTGACGAGCATTACTACCCCTCGTTCAAGCAGAGCCCCCTCTACGTCCGCATGCTAGCAGAGCTCGATATGTTAAAAGAGCCCAGTTACCGGGGATCTGATGACGGTGATGGAGAATCCTTTAATGGCTCACCCACAGGAAGCATAAATCTA TCGTTGGACGACTTGTCCAACTCCTGCCATGATGAAACTATGCACCTACATGCCTTCATCTCTGACACag GGGTTTGCAACGACCATGGTAAGACCTACGCGCTGTACGCCATCACTGTGTTCAGACGCAGCCAGGATGGCAGTGAAGACTGCTGGAAGACTTACCGTCGCTACTCAGACTTCCATGACTTCCACATGCGGATCAttgaacag TTTGAGAACCTGGCATCAATCCTCAAGCTGCCAGGAAAAAAGACATTCAACAACATGGACAGGGACTTCctagagaagaggaaaaaagaccTCAATGCTTACCTACAG ttgcTGCTGAACCCAGAGATGGTGAAGGCCTGCCCCACCCTGATTCCTTATGTCTACGACTTTCTAGAAAACAAGGCGTACAGCAAGGGCAAAGGAGAATTTGCACGAAAG ATAGACACATTTGTGAATCCTTTGAGGAGCTCCATGAGGAACGTGTCCAACGCAGTGAAAGCCCTTCCCGACAGTCTGGCTGAAGGTATGACCAAGGTTTCTGACAACATGGGTCGCATGTCAGAGAGACTGGGCCAGGACATCAAACAGTCCATATTGAAG GTGCCTCCACTCCTCCCCAAGTCCCCAAGTGAAATAGACCCTGAACATTGTCGAGTCTCCGCCCAGCTTGATGACAAT GTGGACGATAACATTCCGTTGAGGGTCATGCTGCTGCTCATGGATGAAGTGTTTGACTTAAAAGAGAAAAACCAGTGGCTGCGCAGGAACATTAAGAACCTGCTGCAACAGCTCATCAGAGCCACATATGGAGACACTATCAACAG GAAAATTGTGGATCATGTGGACTACCtgacctcaccagagcaggtggCAGACTATGTCAAGAAGTTCAG GGATTCTTACTGGCCCAACGGTATACTGGCTGAGACGCCGCCGCGTCGGGACAAGAGCATCCGCATGAGGACACGAGTTGCCGCCAAGACCAGCCTGCTGGGTATCATGCCAG ATGAGCTGAAGCACATAATTGGAGCAGACACTACGAGAAAGGGCATCCTGCGCGTCTTTGACATGTTCCAGTACCAGCCCATGAACCGTCGGTTGGTCTACGTTTTCCTGGAAGGCTTCTTGGAGACAATGTTCCCCCAGTACAAGTTCCCCGAGCTCTTTGTCAAGCTGCACTCCCGCTCACCGCGCATCCACAGATACAGCCAGAAACTCAAATCCTCTTCACTAAAGAGGTGA
- the snx13 gene encoding sorting nexin-13 isoform X1, whose protein sequence is MNTVRPQDGLELASSADILWPAASLSIWGWGGLGVVLFLVTFGPFAIFYLAFYIFCFVGGGFAVTLLYGKINSEKHLERCDQSYLPPTQIGIVKILDEMKQETKPIRIDRRLTGSSFIDEPLQQVIQFALRDYIQYWYYTLSEDESFLLEIRQTLQNALVQFSTRSKEVDWQPYFTTRLVDDFATHLRVFRKAQDRLVDREDKQRDITEELVDSFFEAEVEMERKICRDVVCTSHKDEEGFLRDLCELLLYLLLPPGDFHNKNMRYFLREVLARGVLLPLINQLSDPDYINQFVIWMIRDASCNYEAFMNILKLTDKPAELESVKDKVVEELQYLRSLDTAGDDINVIKNQINSLLFVKKVCETRIQRLHSGKEVDALKLAVNFGKLCVIPLDHILVHNIALQFFMDFMQAAGAQAELFFWLTVEGYRVTAQQQLEAMHGWQKDGKKQPSATKGLLKAAALGVFEQYLSDKASPRVQVDEASVIKLGEKLQKDDPTPEIFDEIQRKVYDMMLRDEHYYPSFKQSPLYVRMLAELDMLKEPSYRGSDDGDGESFNGSPTGSINLSLDDLSNSCHDETMHLHAFISDTADACLPGFSGAAGVCNDHGKTYALYAITVFRRSQDGSEDCWKTYRRYSDFHDFHMRIIEQFENLASILKLPGKKTFNNMDRDFLEKRKKDLNAYLQLLLNPEMVKACPTLIPYVYDFLENKAYSKGKGEFARKIDTFVNPLRSSMRNVSNAVKALPDSLAEGMTKVSDNMGRMSERLGQDIKQSILKVPPLLPKSPSEIDPEHCRVSAQLDDNVDDNIPLRVMLLLMDEVFDLKEKNQWLRRNIKNLLQQLIRATYGDTINRKIVDHVDYLTSPEQVADYVKKFRDSYWPNGILAETPPRRDKSIRMRTRVAAKTSLLGIMPDELKHIIGADTTRKGILRVFDMFQYQPMNRRLVYVFLEGFLETMFPQYKFPELFVKLHSRSPRIHRYSQKLKSSSLKR, encoded by the exons gcCAGTCTGTCCATCTGGGGATGGGGGGGTCTTGGAGTCGTGCTATTTCTCGTCACCTTTGGGCCCTTTGCCATATTCTACCTGGCCTTTTATATCTTCTGCTTCGTTGGAGG GGGCTTTGCGGTCACTCTGCTTTATGGGAAGATCAACTCAGAGAAACACCTGGAAAGATGCGATCAATCTTATCTACCACCTACACAGATTGGTATAGTGAAG ataTTGGATGAGATGAAGCAGGAGACAAAGCCTATCAGGATTGACAGGAGACTGACTGGCTCCAGTTTTATAGATGAACCACTACAACAG gTGATCCAGTTTGCTCTGAGagattatatacagtactgGTACTATACTCTAAGCGAGGATGAGTCTTTCTTATTGGAGATCAGACAGACCCTGCAGAATGCCCTTGTCCAGTTCTCCACACG GTCCAAAGAAGTGGACTGGCAGCCTTACTTCACCACTCGCCTCGTGGACGACTTTGCCACCCATTTACGTGTCTTTAGAAAAGCCCAGGATCGTCTCGTTGACAGAGAGGACAAGCAGA GAGACATCACGGAGGAGCTGGTGGACTCGTTTTTCGAAGCTGAggtggagatggagaggaagaTTTGTCGAGACGTAGTGTGCACTTCACACAAAGACGAGGAAG gtttcCTTCGGGACTTGTGTGAGCTGCTTCTGTATCTTTTACTACCTCCTGGAGATTTCCACAACAAGAACATGAGATACTTCCTAAGG gaGGTGCTGGCTCGTGGTGTGCTGCTACCCCTCATCAACCAGCTGAGCGACCCAGACTACATCAACCAGTTTGTCATCTGGATG ATACGGGACGCAAGCTGTAACTATGAAGCCTTCATGAACATCCTAAAGCTGACGGACAAACCTGCCGAGCTGGAGTCCGTCAAGGACAAGgtggtggaggagctgcagTATCTGCGCTCCCTGGACACCGCTGGAGATG ACATCAATGTGATCAAAAACCAGATCAACAGTCTTCTGTTTGTGAAGAAGGTGTGCGAGACCAGGATCCAGAGGCTGCATTCTGGCAAG gaagTGGATGCCTTGAAATTGGCGGTCAACTTTGGCAAGCTGTGTGTCATCCCACTGGATCACATCCTCGTCCACAACATAGCACTGCAGTTCTTCATGG ACTTCATGCAGGCAGCGGGGGCGCAGGCCGAGCTGTTTTTCTGGCTCACCGTGGAAGGCTACAGGGTGAcggcacagcagcagctggaggccATGCACGGCTGGCAGAAAGACGGCAAGAAGCAGCCCAGCGCCACCAAGGGGCTGCTCAAGGCTGCTGCGCTGGGCGTCTTCGAACAATACCTCTCCGACAAG GCGTCTCCCAGGGTGCAAGTGGACGAGGCCTCGGTGATAAAGCTCGGCgagaaactgcagaaagatgatCCAACGCCAGAGATATTTGATGAGATCCAGAGAAAG GTGTATGACATGATGCTACGTGACGAGCATTACTACCCCTCGTTCAAGCAGAGCCCCCTCTACGTCCGCATGCTAGCAGAGCTCGATATGTTAAAAGAGCCCAGTTACCGGGGATCTGATGACGGTGATGGAGAATCCTTTAATGGCTCACCCACAGGAAGCATAAATCTA TCGTTGGACGACTTGTCCAACTCCTGCCATGATGAAACTATGCACCTACATGCCTTCATCTCTGACACag CTGATGCTTGTCTCCCCGGGTTCTCGGGTGCTGCAGGGGTTTGCAACGACCATGGTAAGACCTACGCGCTGTACGCCATCACTGTGTTCAGACGCAGCCAGGATGGCAGTGAAGACTGCTGGAAGACTTACCGTCGCTACTCAGACTTCCATGACTTCCACATGCGGATCAttgaacag TTTGAGAACCTGGCATCAATCCTCAAGCTGCCAGGAAAAAAGACATTCAACAACATGGACAGGGACTTCctagagaagaggaaaaaagaccTCAATGCTTACCTACAG ttgcTGCTGAACCCAGAGATGGTGAAGGCCTGCCCCACCCTGATTCCTTATGTCTACGACTTTCTAGAAAACAAGGCGTACAGCAAGGGCAAAGGAGAATTTGCACGAAAG ATAGACACATTTGTGAATCCTTTGAGGAGCTCCATGAGGAACGTGTCCAACGCAGTGAAAGCCCTTCCCGACAGTCTGGCTGAAGGTATGACCAAGGTTTCTGACAACATGGGTCGCATGTCAGAGAGACTGGGCCAGGACATCAAACAGTCCATATTGAAG GTGCCTCCACTCCTCCCCAAGTCCCCAAGTGAAATAGACCCTGAACATTGTCGAGTCTCCGCCCAGCTTGATGACAAT GTGGACGATAACATTCCGTTGAGGGTCATGCTGCTGCTCATGGATGAAGTGTTTGACTTAAAAGAGAAAAACCAGTGGCTGCGCAGGAACATTAAGAACCTGCTGCAACAGCTCATCAGAGCCACATATGGAGACACTATCAACAG GAAAATTGTGGATCATGTGGACTACCtgacctcaccagagcaggtggCAGACTATGTCAAGAAGTTCAG GGATTCTTACTGGCCCAACGGTATACTGGCTGAGACGCCGCCGCGTCGGGACAAGAGCATCCGCATGAGGACACGAGTTGCCGCCAAGACCAGCCTGCTGGGTATCATGCCAG ATGAGCTGAAGCACATAATTGGAGCAGACACTACGAGAAAGGGCATCCTGCGCGTCTTTGACATGTTCCAGTACCAGCCCATGAACCGTCGGTTGGTCTACGTTTTCCTGGAAGGCTTCTTGGAGACAATGTTCCCCCAGTACAAGTTCCCCGAGCTCTTTGTCAAGCTGCACTCCCGCTCACCGCGCATCCACAGATACAGCCAGAAACTCAAATCCTCTTCACTAAAGAGGTGA
- the btd gene encoding biotinidase: MSLLAVLFALCLLVSVTSVAGQAKPASGSSYVAAVYEHRVFLNPEPSVIVSRAEALQHMQKNLDVYEEQAARAAQQGAQILVFPEDGLHGFNFSRSSISGYLETIPDPQQEKWNPCTEPGRYNNTEVLQRLSCMARQYNLYLVANMADLQPCPLQSSPSSSCPPDGHWQFNSNVAFSSDGQLVARYHKYNLYFEKSFDAPPQPEIITFDTPFAGRFGLFICFDILFREPTVSLVEMGVRQLIYPTAWMNQLPLLDAIQFQRAFSLGANVTLLAANIRNDQLIMTGSGIYTPFSATFHHAQRGDPEEGRLLVATVPVLQEGGVEATSSSSTDSGYCFKEGCFTPLHRETTSAVSSATFISSMMYDPFTFVLLNKTEDELDVCDGAFCCHLQYRQYPQGDRKELFALGAFAGTHTVNGRYALQVCALVRCAGLDESSCGQEVEVADTKMDFLLEGRFGTRYVYPLILSSNMILEQPEHLGKTMDDKVTMMHSNMTGGLVTACLYGRMYHLDNQ; encoded by the exons ATGTCTTTGTTAGCtgtgttgtttgctttgtgtttacttgtgtctGTCACGTCGGTCGCTGGTCAAGCAAAACCCGCCTCTGGTTCCTCGTATGTCGCAGCTGTTTATGAGCATCGTGTGTTCCTGAACCCGGAGCCCAGTGTCATTGTGTCACGAGCAGAGGCTCTGCAACATATGCAGAAAAACCTGGATGTCTACGAGGAGCAAGCTGCACGGGCCGCACAacag GGCGCCCAGATCCTGGTGTTTCCAGAGGACGGTCTTCATGGTTttaacttcagcaggtcatccaTTTCTGGCTACCTAGAAACCATTCCTGACCCCCAGCAGGAGAAGTGGAATCCATGCACAGAGCCGGGCAGATACAACAACACAGAG GTTCTCCAGAGGTTGAGTTGTATGGCACGACAGTACAACCTCTACCTGGTGGCCAACATGGCTGACCTGCAGCCTTGCCCCCTGCAGAGCagcccttcctcctcctgtcctcctgaTGGACACTGGCAGTTCAACAGCAATGTGGCTTTCAG CTCTGATGGTCAGCTGGTGGCACGCTACCACAAATACAACCTATACTTTGAGAAGTCCTTTGATGCACCACCACAGCCAGAGATCATAACGTTTGACACTCCTTTTGCTGGGAGGTTTGGTCTCTTCATCTGCTTTGACATCCTTTTTCGTGAACCCACAGTTTCCCTGGTGGAGATg GGTGTGCGGCAACTGATCTACCCCACAGCCTGGATGAACCAGCTTCCCCTGCTGGACGCCATCCAGTTCCAGAGGGCGTTCAGCCTGGGTGCTAATGTCACTCTGTTAGCAGCCAACATTCGCAATGATCAACTAATTATGACAGGAAGTGGTATCTACACCCCTTTTTCTGCCACCTTCCACCACGCACAGAGGGGGGACCCCGAAGAGGGGAGGCTGCTGGTCGCCACAGTGCCAGTTTTACAAGAGGGTGGAGTTGAAGCGACATCATCTTCGTCCACTGACTCCGGCTACTGTTTCAAAGAAGGCTGTTTTACTCCTTTGCATCGGGAAACCACCTCTGCGGTCTCTTCTGCCACCTTCATCTCATCCATGATGTATGATCCATTCACATTCGTCCTGCTGAACAAGACAGAGGACGAGCTTGACGTGTGTGACGGCGCCTTCTGCTGTCACCTGCAGTACCGCCAGTATCCACAGGGCGACCGTAAAGAGCTATTCGCGCTGGGGGCATTCGCTGGAACGCACACTGTGAACGGACGCTACGCCCTGCAG GTGTGTGCATTGGTCCGCTGCGCAGGGTTGGATGAAAGTTCCTgtggacaggaagtggaagtGGCAGACACTAAAATGGACTTCCTGTTGGAGGGGAGGTTTGGGACCAGATATGTGTACCCGTTAATTTTGTCCAGTAATATGATCCTGGAGCAGCCAGAGCATCTGGGAAAGACCATGGATGACAAAGTGACCATGATGCACTCAAACATGACCGGTGGCCTGGTCACTGCCTGTCTGTATGGAAGAATGTACCACCTTGACAATCAGTAA
- the snx13 gene encoding sorting nexin-13 isoform X2 gives MNTVRPQDGLELASSADILWPAASLSIWGWGGLGVVLFLVTFGPFAIFYLAFYIFCFVGGGFAVTLLYGKINSEKHLERCDQSYLPPTQIGIVKILDEMKQETKPIRIDRRLTGSSFIDEPLQQVIQFALRDYIQYWYYTLSEDESFLLEIRQTLQNALVQFSTRSKEVDWQPYFTTRLVDDFATHLRVFRKAQDRLVDREDKQRDITEELVDSFFEAEVEMERKICRDVVCTSHKDEEGFLRDLCELLLYLLLPPGDFHNKNMRYFLREVLARGVLLPLINQLSDPDYINQFVIWMIRDASCNYEAFMNILKLTDKPAELESVKDKVVEELQYLRSLDTAGDDINVIKNQINSLLFVKKVCETRIQRLHSGKEVDALKLAVNFGKLCVIPLDHILVHNIALQFFMDFMQAAGAQAELFFWLTVEGYRVTAQQQLEAMHGWQKDGKKQPSATKGLLKAAALGVFEQYLSDKASPRVQVDEASVIKLGEKLQKDDPTPEIFDEIQRKVYDMMLRDEHYYPSFKQSPLYVRMLAELDMLKEPSYRGSDDGDGESFNGSPTGSINLSLDDLSNSCHDETMHLHAFISDTGVCNDHGKTYALYAITVFRRSQDGSEDCWKTYRRYSDFHDFHMRIIEQFENLASILKLPGKKTFNNMDRDFLEKRKKDLNAYLQLLLNPEMVKACPTLIPYVYDFLENKAYSKGKGEFARKIDTFVNPLRSSMRNVSNAVKALPDSLAEGMTKVSDNMGRMSERLGQDIKQSILKVPPLLPKSPSEIDPEHCRVSAQLDDNVDDNIPLRVMLLLMDEVFDLKEKNQWLRRNIKNLLQQLIRATYGDTINRKIVDHVDYLTSPEQVADYVKKFRDSYWPNGILAETPPRRDKSIRMRTRVAAKTSLLGIMPDELKHIIGADTTRKGILRVFDMFQYQPMNRRLVYVFLEGFLETMFPQYKFPELFVKLHSRSPRIHRYSQKLKSSSLKR, from the exons gcCAGTCTGTCCATCTGGGGATGGGGGGGTCTTGGAGTCGTGCTATTTCTCGTCACCTTTGGGCCCTTTGCCATATTCTACCTGGCCTTTTATATCTTCTGCTTCGTTGGAGG GGGCTTTGCGGTCACTCTGCTTTATGGGAAGATCAACTCAGAGAAACACCTGGAAAGATGCGATCAATCTTATCTACCACCTACACAGATTGGTATAGTGAAG ataTTGGATGAGATGAAGCAGGAGACAAAGCCTATCAGGATTGACAGGAGACTGACTGGCTCCAGTTTTATAGATGAACCACTACAACAG gTGATCCAGTTTGCTCTGAGagattatatacagtactgGTACTATACTCTAAGCGAGGATGAGTCTTTCTTATTGGAGATCAGACAGACCCTGCAGAATGCCCTTGTCCAGTTCTCCACACG GTCCAAAGAAGTGGACTGGCAGCCTTACTTCACCACTCGCCTCGTGGACGACTTTGCCACCCATTTACGTGTCTTTAGAAAAGCCCAGGATCGTCTCGTTGACAGAGAGGACAAGCAGA GAGACATCACGGAGGAGCTGGTGGACTCGTTTTTCGAAGCTGAggtggagatggagaggaagaTTTGTCGAGACGTAGTGTGCACTTCACACAAAGACGAGGAAG gtttcCTTCGGGACTTGTGTGAGCTGCTTCTGTATCTTTTACTACCTCCTGGAGATTTCCACAACAAGAACATGAGATACTTCCTAAGG gaGGTGCTGGCTCGTGGTGTGCTGCTACCCCTCATCAACCAGCTGAGCGACCCAGACTACATCAACCAGTTTGTCATCTGGATG ATACGGGACGCAAGCTGTAACTATGAAGCCTTCATGAACATCCTAAAGCTGACGGACAAACCTGCCGAGCTGGAGTCCGTCAAGGACAAGgtggtggaggagctgcagTATCTGCGCTCCCTGGACACCGCTGGAGATG ACATCAATGTGATCAAAAACCAGATCAACAGTCTTCTGTTTGTGAAGAAGGTGTGCGAGACCAGGATCCAGAGGCTGCATTCTGGCAAG gaagTGGATGCCTTGAAATTGGCGGTCAACTTTGGCAAGCTGTGTGTCATCCCACTGGATCACATCCTCGTCCACAACATAGCACTGCAGTTCTTCATGG ACTTCATGCAGGCAGCGGGGGCGCAGGCCGAGCTGTTTTTCTGGCTCACCGTGGAAGGCTACAGGGTGAcggcacagcagcagctggaggccATGCACGGCTGGCAGAAAGACGGCAAGAAGCAGCCCAGCGCCACCAAGGGGCTGCTCAAGGCTGCTGCGCTGGGCGTCTTCGAACAATACCTCTCCGACAAG GCGTCTCCCAGGGTGCAAGTGGACGAGGCCTCGGTGATAAAGCTCGGCgagaaactgcagaaagatgatCCAACGCCAGAGATATTTGATGAGATCCAGAGAAAG GTGTATGACATGATGCTACGTGACGAGCATTACTACCCCTCGTTCAAGCAGAGCCCCCTCTACGTCCGCATGCTAGCAGAGCTCGATATGTTAAAAGAGCCCAGTTACCGGGGATCTGATGACGGTGATGGAGAATCCTTTAATGGCTCACCCACAGGAAGCATAAATCTA TCGTTGGACGACTTGTCCAACTCCTGCCATGATGAAACTATGCACCTACATGCCTTCATCTCTGACACag GGGTTTGCAACGACCATGGTAAGACCTACGCGCTGTACGCCATCACTGTGTTCAGACGCAGCCAGGATGGCAGTGAAGACTGCTGGAAGACTTACCGTCGCTACTCAGACTTCCATGACTTCCACATGCGGATCAttgaacag TTTGAGAACCTGGCATCAATCCTCAAGCTGCCAGGAAAAAAGACATTCAACAACATGGACAGGGACTTCctagagaagaggaaaaaagaccTCAATGCTTACCTACAG ttgcTGCTGAACCCAGAGATGGTGAAGGCCTGCCCCACCCTGATTCCTTATGTCTACGACTTTCTAGAAAACAAGGCGTACAGCAAGGGCAAAGGAGAATTTGCACGAAAG ATAGACACATTTGTGAATCCTTTGAGGAGCTCCATGAGGAACGTGTCCAACGCAGTGAAAGCCCTTCCCGACAGTCTGGCTGAAGGTATGACCAAGGTTTCTGACAACATGGGTCGCATGTCAGAGAGACTGGGCCAGGACATCAAACAGTCCATATTGAAG GTGCCTCCACTCCTCCCCAAGTCCCCAAGTGAAATAGACCCTGAACATTGTCGAGTCTCCGCCCAGCTTGATGACAAT GTGGACGATAACATTCCGTTGAGGGTCATGCTGCTGCTCATGGATGAAGTGTTTGACTTAAAAGAGAAAAACCAGTGGCTGCGCAGGAACATTAAGAACCTGCTGCAACAGCTCATCAGAGCCACATATGGAGACACTATCAACAG GAAAATTGTGGATCATGTGGACTACCtgacctcaccagagcaggtggCAGACTATGTCAAGAAGTTCAG GGATTCTTACTGGCCCAACGGTATACTGGCTGAGACGCCGCCGCGTCGGGACAAGAGCATCCGCATGAGGACACGAGTTGCCGCCAAGACCAGCCTGCTGGGTATCATGCCAG ATGAGCTGAAGCACATAATTGGAGCAGACACTACGAGAAAGGGCATCCTGCGCGTCTTTGACATGTTCCAGTACCAGCCCATGAACCGTCGGTTGGTCTACGTTTTCCTGGAAGGCTTCTTGGAGACAATGTTCCCCCAGTACAAGTTCCCCGAGCTCTTTGTCAAGCTGCACTCCCGCTCACCGCGCATCCACAGATACAGCCAGAAACTCAAATCCTCTTCACTAAAGAGGTGA